A portion of the Cervus elaphus chromosome X, mCerEla1.1, whole genome shotgun sequence genome contains these proteins:
- the CNGA2 gene encoding cyclic nucleotide-gated olfactory channel has translation MTEKANGVKSSPANNHNHRAPPAIKANGKDDHRASSRPQSAADDDTSSELQRLAEMDAPQQRRGGFRRIARLVGVLREWANRNFREEEPRPDSFLERFRGPELHTVTTQQGDSKGDKDGEGSKKKFELFVLDPAGDWYYCWLFLIALPVLYNWCLLVARACFSDLQKGYYIVWLVLDYVSDVIYIADLFIRLRTGFLEQGLLVRDTKKLRDNYIHTMQFKLDVASIIPTDLIYFAVGIHNPEVRFNRLLHFARMFEFFDRTETRTSYPNIFRISNLVLYILVIIHWNACIYYAISKSIGFGVDTWVYPNITDPEYGYLSREYIYCLYWSTLTLTTIGETPPPVKDEEYLFVIFDFLIGVLIFATIVGNVGSMISNMNATRAEFQAKIDAVKHYMQFRKVSKEMEAKVIRWFDYLWTNKKSVDEREVLKNLPAKLRAEIAINVHLSTLKKVRIFQDCEAGLLVELVLKLRPQVFSPGDYICRKGDIGKEMYIIKEGKLAVVADDGVTQHALLSAGSCFGEISILNIKGSKMGNRRTANIRSLGYSDLFCLSKDDLMEAVTEYPDAKRVLEERGREILMKEGLLDENEVAASMEVDVQEKLEQLETNMDTLYTRFARLLAEYTGAQQKLKQRITVLETKMKQNNEDDYLSDGMNSPEPPAEKP, from the exons ATGACAGAAAAAGCCAATGGCGTGAAGAGCTCCCCAGCCAATAACCACAACCACCGTGCCCCTCCTGCCATCAAGGCCAATGGCAAAGATGACCACAGGGCCAGCAGCCG GCCACAGTCTGCGGCCGATGATGACACCTCCTCAGAGCTACAGCGACTGGCAGAGATGGACGCCCCCCAGCAGAGGAGGGGTGGCTTCCGCAG GATTGCCCGCCTGGTGGGAGTCCTCAGAGAGTGGGCTAACAGGAACTTCCGTGAGGAGGAGCCCAGACCTGACTCGTTCCTTGAGCGTTTCCGGGGGCCTGAGCTCCACACCGTGACGACACAGCAAGGGGACAGCAAAGGCGACAAGGACGGCGAGGGCAGCAA AAAGAAGTTTGAACTCTTTGTCTTGGACCCAGCCGGGGACTGGTACTACTGCTGGCTGTTTCTCATTGCCTTGCCTGTCCTCTACAACTGGTGCCTACTGGTGGCCAG AGCCTGCTTCAGTGACCTGCAGAAAGGTTACTACATAGTGTGGCTGGTGCTGGATTACGTCTCAGATGTGATCTACATTGCAGACCTCTTCATCCGACTGCGCACAG GTTTCTTGGAGCAGGGGCTACTGGTGAGAGACACAAAGAAGTTGCGGGACAACTACATCCACACCATGCAGTTCAAGCTGGATGTGGCCTCCATCATCCCTACAGACCTGATCTATTTTGCTGTGGGGATCCACAACCCTGAGGTGCGCTTCAACCGCTTGCTACACTTTGCCCGCATGTTTGAGTTCTTTGACCGCACTGAGACACGCACTAGCTACCCCAACATCTTTCGAATCAGCAACCTGGTCCTCTACATCTTGGTCATCATCCACTGGAATGCCTGCATCTACTATGCCATCTCCAAGTCCATCGGCTTTGGGGTCGACACCTGGGTTTACCCCAACATCACTGACCCTGAGTATGGCTACCTGTCTAGGGAGTACATCTATTGCCTTTACTGGTCTACACTGACCCTCACCACCATTGGGGAGACACCACCCCCTGTAAAGGATGAGGAGTACCTGTTTGTCATCTTTGACTTCCTAATTGGTGTCCTCATCTTTGCCACCATCGTGGGAAATGTGGGCTCCATGATCTCCAACATGAATGCCACCCGGGCTGAGTTCCAGGCCAAGATTGATGCCGTCAAACATTATATGCAGTTCCGAAAGGTCAGCAAGGAGATGGAAGCCAAGGTCATTAGGTGGTTTGACTACTTGTGGACCAATAAGAAGAGTGTGGATGAGCGGGAAGTCCTCAAAAACCTGCCAGCCAAGCTTAGGGCTGAGATAGCCATCAACGTCCACCTGTCCACACTCAAGAAAGTGCGCATCTTTCAGGACTGTGAGGCTGGCCTGCTGGTGGAACTGGTGTTAAAGCTCCGGCCTCAGGTCTTCAGCCCTGGGGACTACATTTGCCGCAAGGGGGATATTGGGAAGGAGATGTACATAATCAAGGAGGGAAAATTGGCAGTGGTGGCTGATGACGGTGTCACTCAGCATGCCCTgctctctgctgggagttgctttggAGAGATCAGTATCCTTAATATTAAGGGCAGCAAAATGGGCAATCGGCGCACAGCCAACATCCGTAGTCTTGGCTACTCTGATCTGTTCTGCTTGTCCAAGGATGATCTTATGGAAGCTGTGACTGAGTACCCTGATGCCAAAAGGGTTTTGGAGGAGAGAGGCCGGGAGATTCTGATGAAGGAGGGCTTGTTGGATGAGAATGAGGTGGCAGCCAGCATGGAGGTAGATGTGCAGGAGAAGCTAGAACAGCTGGAGACCAACATGGACACCTTGTACACTCGTTTTGCCCGCCTGCTGGCTGAGTACACAGGAGCCCAGCAGAAGCTCAAGCAGCGCATCACAGTTTTGGAAACCAAGATGAAGCAGAATAATGAGGACGACTACCTGTCAGATGGGATGAACAGCCCGGAGCCACCTGCCGAGAAGCCATAA